A window from Drosophila yakuba strain Tai18E2 chromosome 3L, Prin_Dyak_Tai18E2_2.1, whole genome shotgun sequence encodes these proteins:
- the LOC6532751 gene encoding vitelline membrane protein Vm26Ab: MFKFAAIFFAVVAVAAAKPGIVAPLAAAPLAYTAPAVVGSAAYVAPYASSYTAHSVAHSAAFPAAYTAPIAAAYTAPVAAAYTAPIAAPLAAAYTAPYTRFATPYAAAYTSPLAYSSPYVARPYVAAAAAPLLLKK; encoded by the exons ATGTTCAAATTC GCTGCTATCTTCTTCGCTGTTGTGGCCGTGGCTGCTGCCAAGCCTGGAATTGTGGCTCCTCTGGCCGCCGCTCCTCTGGCTTATACCGCTCCGGCTGTGGTGGGCAGTGCCGCCTACGTGGCTCCCTACGCCTCCAGCTACACCGCCCACTCGGTGGCCCACAGCGCCGCCTTCCCAGCTGCCTACACCGCTCCAATTGCCGCTGCCTATACCGCTCCAGTTGCTGCCGCTTATACCGCTCCCATCGCTGCTCCTCTGGCCGCCGCTTACACCGCTCCCTACACCCGATTTGCCACGCCCTACGCCGCCGCCTACACCTCGCCCCTGGCCTACAGCTCGCCCTATGTGGCACGCCCATACgtcgccgctgccgccgctccTCTGCTGCTGAAGAAGTAA
- the LOC6532752 gene encoding cuticle protein 18.6: protein MKFFAVCFFAVVAVAAAKPGIVAPLAAAPLAYTAPAVVGSAAYVAPYASSYTAHSVAHSAAFPAAYTAPIAAAYTAPIAAPVAAAYTAPVAAAYAAPAAYTAAYTAPIARYAATPFAAPIAAPVAAAYTAPIAAAAPLLLKK from the exons ATGAAATTC TTCGCCGTCTGCTTCTTCGCTGTTGTGGCCGTGGCTGCTGCCAAGCCCGGCATTGTGGCTCCTCTGGCCGCCGCTCCTCTGGCTTACACCGCTCCGGCTGTGGTGGGCAGTGCCGCCTACGTGGCTCCCTACGCCTCCAGCTACACCGCCCACTCGGTGGCCCACAGCGCCGCCTTCCCAGCTGCCTACACCGCTCCAATTGCCGCCGCCTACACCGCTCCCATCGCTGCTCCAGTGGCTGCCGCTTATACCGCTCCAGTGGCCGCTGCCTACGCCGCTCCTGCCGCCTATACCGCTGCCTACACCGCACCCATTGCCCGTTATGCCGCCACCCCCTTCGCAGCTCCCATCGCCGCCCCCGTGGCTGCCGCCTACACCGCCCCCATCGCCGCCGCTGCTCCCCTTCTGCTGAAGAAGTAA